A genomic window from Pseudoalteromonas piratica includes:
- a CDS encoding YdcH family protein — translation MFIEKHDMHHEFPEFNEEIRELKMTNAHFSKLFKEYHELDHEVIRIEEGVENTTDAYLEKQKLRRLHLKDELYSMLKAHKEN, via the coding sequence ATGTTTATCGAAAAACACGACATGCATCATGAATTCCCTGAATTTAATGAAGAAATTCGCGAATTAAAAATGACAAATGCGCACTTTTCTAAACTATTCAAAGAGTATCATGAGCTGGATCATGAAGTGATCCGCATCGAAGAAGGGGTTGAAAATACCACGGATGCGTACTTAGAAAAGCAGAAACTACGTCGTTTACACTTAAAAGATGAGCTTTATTCAATGCTTAAAGCGCATAAAGAAAACTAA
- a CDS encoding isoaspartyl peptidase/L-asparaginase family protein, which produces MNKSLATALFTALLSTSAFAANEQPFSIAIHGGAGTIDKSKFTPEKEAAYRAKLQEAVEAGYKVLENGGESLTAVTTAINILENSPFFNAGIGAVYTYDSHHELDASIMDGRDRQAGAVAGVKHIKNPIDLARLVMEESVHVMLSGEGAEQFAKKNGMSLVENTIFDTEHRFEALQRAKKKLNKTENYQANHRELPEQYKMGTVGAVALDKHGNLAAGTSTGGMTAKRFGRIGDSPVIGAGTFADNRSCAVSATGHGEYFIRYSVASDICARVQYQNKTIKQAGDEVIHEVLKPIGGTGGVIIVDNKGNISLPFNTKGMYRASKMANQPTYVAIFKDE; this is translated from the coding sequence ATGAATAAATCACTCGCAACGGCGCTCTTTACAGCGCTTTTATCTACCAGTGCGTTTGCTGCAAACGAGCAGCCATTTTCTATCGCTATTCATGGCGGTGCTGGCACCATAGATAAAAGTAAATTTACACCTGAAAAAGAAGCGGCTTATCGCGCTAAACTGCAAGAAGCGGTAGAGGCAGGTTATAAAGTGCTTGAAAACGGTGGTGAGAGTTTAACAGCAGTGACCACTGCAATTAATATTTTAGAAAACTCGCCATTTTTTAATGCAGGTATCGGTGCTGTCTATACTTATGATAGCCACCATGAGCTTGACGCCTCAATTATGGATGGGCGTGACCGTCAAGCAGGTGCAGTTGCGGGTGTAAAACATATTAAAAACCCTATCGATTTAGCGCGTTTGGTGATGGAAGAGTCAGTGCATGTGATGCTAAGCGGTGAAGGCGCAGAGCAGTTTGCTAAGAAAAATGGCATGAGTCTGGTTGAGAATACCATTTTCGATACCGAACATCGTTTTGAAGCATTACAACGAGCCAAAAAGAAACTTAATAAAACTGAAAATTATCAAGCCAATCATCGCGAACTGCCTGAACAATATAAAATGGGCACAGTAGGCGCTGTTGCTTTAGATAAACACGGAAACCTTGCCGCAGGTACCTCTACAGGTGGCATGACTGCTAAACGCTTTGGTCGTATTGGTGATTCACCGGTAATTGGCGCAGGCACATTTGCCGACAATCGCTCTTGTGCTGTGTCTGCAACCGGCCATGGCGAATATTTTATTCGCTACAGTGTGGCGTCAGATATTTGTGCACGTGTGCAATATCAAAACAAAACCATTAAACAAGCAGGCGATGAGGTTATTCATGAGGTGCTAAAGCCAATTGGGGGCACTGGGGGCGTAATTATTGTTGATAATAAAGGTAATATCAGTTTGCCATTTAACACCAAAGGCATGTATCGCGCATCTAAAATGGCGAATCAGCCAACCTATGTGGCAATTTTTAAAGACGAATAA
- a CDS encoding DUF6445 family protein codes for MFSINKNFTVSESLIADSEHKVIVIDNAFNDLDKIIDYANTTAYFHPPGNDGTLYPGSRDEMPAPYYEAFSALLKSVFPSSIEHQVARCWLSKITLKPDQLSPMQTMPHYDSLLHEDMAAVHYLSGSELGGTNFYRYRKGKNLTLSKEDEPIILEMLKQHQSSKAKGYIEQSNEVFEKVHTVEAQPNRVVIYSGNILHSPSVTARVEFDKKSANSRTSINSFFKRLN; via the coding sequence TTGTTTTCCATAAATAAAAACTTTACCGTGTCTGAGTCATTGATTGCTGATTCTGAACATAAAGTCATCGTTATTGACAATGCATTCAATGATTTAGATAAAATTATTGATTACGCCAATACAACCGCCTATTTTCATCCACCGGGCAATGATGGCACCCTTTACCCTGGTAGTCGTGATGAAATGCCTGCCCCCTACTACGAGGCATTTTCAGCACTTTTGAAATCAGTTTTTCCATCGAGTATAGAACATCAAGTTGCTCGCTGCTGGTTATCAAAAATTACGCTTAAACCTGACCAACTTTCCCCCATGCAAACCATGCCCCATTATGACTCATTGTTACATGAAGATATGGCTGCGGTTCATTATTTATCTGGCAGTGAGCTAGGTGGTACCAATTTTTATCGCTATCGCAAAGGTAAGAACCTAACGCTTTCGAAAGAGGATGAACCAATAATTTTAGAGATGTTAAAACAGCATCAATCATCGAAGGCCAAAGGGTATATTGAACAGTCTAACGAGGTATTTGAGAAAGTGCACACTGTTGAGGCACAGCCTAACCGTGTTGTTATTTACTCAGGCAATATTTTACACAGTCCATCTGTTACTGCGCGTGTGGAATTTGATAAAAAAAGTGCAAACAGTCGTACTTCAATTAACTCCTTCTTTA
- a CDS encoding PilZ domain-containing protein, with translation MLYEDKRNFFRMLVNAEAQLVILDSEAGRKIDGVCRDLSASGMSIEIDEPLEVTTEVKVRIDASNNSVPSLDALARVVRCSEVEEKEYLLGLEVLEIN, from the coding sequence ATGTTGTATGAAGATAAACGTAATTTTTTTCGCATGCTGGTCAATGCAGAAGCGCAGCTTGTCATTTTAGATTCTGAAGCCGGAAGAAAAATTGATGGAGTATGTCGTGACCTAAGTGCCAGTGGTATGTCGATTGAAATTGACGAGCCTTTAGAAGTAACAACAGAAGTAAAGGTGCGAATTGATGCCAGTAACAACAGTGTGCCGTCACTTGATGCGTTAGCGAGAGTAGTACGGTGCAGTGAAGTAGAAGAAAAAGAATACCTACTGGGGTTAGAAGTATTAGAGATAAATTAA
- a CDS encoding SapC family protein, whose amino-acid sequence MTDVVKPLHNVEHKDVKIKNGFNTDLVKDQHLVPVVAHEFARVANEYPIVFVKNNETGEFQPVAMLGLEPNENLFVKDGKWQGAYLPHALTRYPLVLSKNPENEDQLFVGINESSDLVNKEEGNALFDEKGEETDYLKRRKEGLIAFVEFSQVTAAFTKFLADKELLIAQTLTLEIKGEKRDINGIYLIDEKKLNEMADEEFLELRKRGYLPPIYSFLTSMPQVNRLARLKAEQEA is encoded by the coding sequence ATGACGGACGTAGTAAAGCCTCTTCATAATGTTGAACACAAAGATGTTAAAATTAAAAACGGTTTCAACACAGACCTAGTTAAAGATCAACATTTAGTACCAGTTGTTGCACACGAATTTGCACGTGTAGCTAACGAATACCCAATCGTATTTGTAAAAAATAACGAAACAGGTGAATTCCAGCCAGTTGCAATGCTTGGTTTAGAGCCAAATGAAAACCTGTTTGTGAAAGACGGCAAATGGCAAGGTGCTTACCTTCCTCACGCACTAACGCGTTACCCGTTAGTACTTAGCAAAAACCCAGAGAATGAAGACCAGTTATTCGTTGGTATTAACGAATCAAGCGATCTTGTAAATAAAGAAGAAGGTAATGCACTTTTCGATGAGAAAGGTGAAGAGACAGATTACCTTAAGCGTCGTAAAGAAGGTTTAATTGCATTTGTTGAATTCTCGCAAGTAACTGCGGCATTCACAAAATTCTTAGCAGATAAAGAACTACTTATCGCACAAACTCTAACGCTTGAAATCAAAGGCGAGAAGCGCGATATCAACGGTATCTACCTAATCGACGAGAAGAAGCTAAATGAAATGGCTGACGAAGAGTTTCTAGAACTTCGTAAGCGTGGCTACTTACCACCAATCTACTCATTCTTAACGTCAATGCCTCAAGTTAACCGTCTTGCACGTCTTAAAGCAGAGCAAGAAGCTTAA
- a CDS encoding TraR/DksA family transcriptional regulator, with translation MNKNAILIELKEKQIELSKRINAIGSDFKKGRSQDFAEQATESENDQVLDGIRHEANLELQQVNAAITRLENDNYGICSRCDNPISSERLNALPYVQTCINCAQ, from the coding sequence ATGAACAAAAACGCGATTTTAATTGAGCTTAAAGAAAAGCAAATCGAACTAAGTAAACGCATTAATGCTATTGGTTCAGACTTTAAAAAAGGTCGTTCGCAAGATTTTGCTGAACAAGCCACTGAAAGTGAAAACGACCAAGTGCTCGATGGTATTCGTCACGAAGCAAATTTAGAACTTCAACAGGTCAATGCTGCCATCACTCGCTTAGAAAATGATAATTATGGCATCTGTAGCCGTTGCGATAATCCAATATCAAGCGAGCGTTTAAACGCATTACCCTATGTACAAACTTGTATTAACTGTGCCCAATAA
- a CDS encoding tryptophan halogenase family protein: protein MQTKSIQSIIILGGGTAGWLAANHLAINLKPKEQHGIKITVIESPDTPTIGVGEGTVPLMRNTLKEFGISEEKFIKECDVSFKQGIQFDNWMKPVDGKMHSYYHPFDYPILDNDSVAAWLQNPVMPFAHAMSRQALLCDNHKSPKAITDPEFSGQAAYGYHLDAYKFSDLLKHHAIDNLGVEHLMAHIEDVTLSSDGTIDTLISLQGDVFKSDFYIDCSGFCSRLIGHALNVPFIGKSDVLFVDKALAIQVPHDNEMPELPSSTIATACDAGWIWDIALPTRRGIGHVFSSKHCSVDEAKATLANYLNKPVEEIQPRLIDMKIGHREKFWHKNCVAIGLSQGFVEPLEATGLLAFDATAKLLAKSFPTNTAQLAQAEKRYNNYVSGLWQGVINFIKMHYAVSDRDDTAFWRDNRDTASWPLELQEKLAHWRTHIPSLYDFERGFDAFRLENYLYVLYGMNFPTDIGDIAYRYQAPDIAQKQFGLIQRQAIQVADYLEDNLTVINKIKQFGLSKV from the coding sequence ATGCAAACTAAGTCGATTCAATCAATTATTATTTTAGGTGGTGGTACAGCCGGTTGGCTTGCTGCTAATCATTTAGCAATTAATCTAAAACCTAAAGAACAACACGGTATTAAGATTACAGTAATTGAATCCCCCGACACTCCAACTATTGGTGTGGGCGAAGGCACCGTACCTTTGATGCGAAATACACTTAAAGAGTTTGGCATCAGTGAAGAAAAGTTTATTAAAGAGTGTGATGTTTCCTTTAAACAAGGCATTCAATTTGATAACTGGATGAAGCCTGTAGATGGCAAAATGCACTCGTACTATCACCCTTTTGACTACCCTATTTTAGATAATGACAGTGTTGCCGCTTGGCTTCAAAACCCAGTAATGCCCTTTGCGCATGCCATGAGTCGTCAAGCGCTGTTGTGTGATAATCATAAATCTCCCAAAGCCATTACTGACCCGGAATTTTCTGGGCAAGCGGCGTATGGCTATCACTTAGATGCGTACAAATTTTCAGATTTACTTAAACACCATGCGATTGACAATTTAGGTGTTGAACACCTAATGGCACATATTGAGGATGTGACGCTTTCAAGTGATGGTACAATCGACACTCTAATTAGTTTACAAGGCGATGTATTTAAATCAGATTTTTATATTGATTGCTCTGGCTTTTGCAGCCGTTTAATCGGGCATGCGTTAAACGTCCCTTTTATTGGGAAAAGTGATGTGTTATTTGTCGATAAAGCACTTGCGATTCAAGTGCCACATGACAACGAAATGCCAGAACTCCCCTCATCGACTATTGCAACAGCATGTGATGCCGGCTGGATATGGGATATTGCACTGCCTACAAGGCGTGGTATCGGTCATGTGTTTTCTTCAAAGCATTGCAGCGTTGATGAAGCAAAGGCCACGCTTGCAAATTACTTAAATAAACCAGTGGAAGAAATACAACCACGTTTGATAGATATGAAAATTGGCCATCGTGAAAAATTTTGGCATAAAAACTGTGTTGCCATTGGTTTATCTCAAGGGTTTGTTGAGCCTCTTGAAGCCACTGGTCTACTTGCTTTTGATGCTACCGCTAAATTACTTGCTAAATCCTTCCCCACCAATACAGCACAATTAGCCCAAGCTGAAAAACGCTATAACAACTATGTGAGTGGTTTATGGCAAGGGGTAATAAACTTTATCAAAATGCATTATGCCGTATCCGACAGGGACGATACCGCATTTTGGCGTGATAATCGTGATACAGCTAGTTGGCCTTTGGAATTACAAGAAAAGCTTGCACATTGGCGTACGCATATTCCAAGCTTATATGATTTTGAACGTGGTTTTGATGCGTTTCGCTTAGAAAATTATTTGTACGTTTTATACGGGATGAATTTCCCGACAGACATTGGTGATATCGCTTATCGTTATCAAGCACCAGACATTGCACAAAAGCAGTTTGGTTTAATCCAAAGGCAAGCAATTCAGGTTGCTGACTATTTAGAAGATAATTTAACGGTGATTAATAAAATCAAGCAATTTGGCTTAAGTAAGGTGTAA
- the hrpA gene encoding ATP-dependent RNA helicase HrpA, which yields MANPQQQLYSLLKNCLKKDQFLFKRRLDGVKKISDEAKQLKVLSSITSDIEKSIAARELRLKNLPKVSYPENLPVSQKKDDIKKAISENQVVIVAGETGSGKTTQLPKICMELGRGVAGLIGHTQPRRLAARSVAARVAEEIGTTIGEKVGFKIRFSDQVSNSSYLKLMTDGVLLAEIQQDRFLNQYDTIIIDEAHERSLNIDFILGYLKNLLPKRPDLKLIITSATIDPERFSKHFNNAPIIEVSGRTYPVEVRYRPLTEINKTEMEAEGDQLQGIFDAVDELMQAGPGDILIFMNGEREIRDTADALTKRGLANTEVLPLYARLSNAEQNRIFASHSGRRIVLSTNVAETSLTVPGIRYVIDPGTARISRYSYRTKVQRLPIEAISQASANQRKGRCGRVAEGICIRLYSEEDFLGRPEFTDPEILRTNLASVILQMLALGLGDISEFPFVQAPDNRNITDGLRLLEEIQAITPVTRKKEYKLTKAGRELSRLPVDPRLAKIVHAANGFNAMFEAIVIVAALSIQDPREFPQDKKAKAQESHGRFADKDSDFIAFLNLWRYLEEQQQALSRNQFRKLCQTEFLAYMRVREWQDIVYQLVSTCEEMGFKINQNPSDYEAIHKSILAGMLSHIGMKDDNQIYTGARQSKFFVFPGSGLFKKSPKWLVAAELVETSKLFARINAKIDLAWVAPLAQHLVNRSYSEPHWQKKVGAVMAFEQQTLYGLTIVSRKSVQFNKIDAKLSREIFIRSALVEQQLGQSESFLNFNQKLIDEVQDLEHKARRRDILVDEETLMDFYHQRLPEGVTSRVEFNTWWKKQKKAEPKFLHMDKAALMQHDAAHISKENYPDVWQQNNLFLPLEYHFEPGQALDGVVVQIPLALLNQVENTGFDWHIPAFRHELITALIKSLPKTTRRNFVPAPNYADAVMASLEPMQGSFIDAISKQLLRMSGITIKNQEWDFGALPAYLKLQFAVKDEKNKLLASGFDLDELKEKLKGKVNDNLAKVAEKGIEQTDLVDWSFGELPSSYVQKQGQYEVKAYPALVDDGKATSIKLFDAKEKADEAHLKGLRRLVLLNIPSPIKYLQQKLPNKAKLGLYFNPFGKINELIDDCIAAAIDSILASSSTIRDEQSFNDVKETIRGELGDAVVAIALDVEAALSLVSSLNKKLKGKSDFTMIMAQGDIKDQLSKLIFKGFVTSHGAARIKDVIRYLKGIERRLEKLPIDPHQDKLKMLDVEKAEHILKEAIGKARSNTEKQKLEEIRWMVEELRISLFAQNLGTAYPISLKRIQNAIKECSSE from the coding sequence ATGGCTAATCCACAACAGCAACTGTATTCACTTCTCAAAAATTGCCTTAAAAAAGATCAGTTTCTCTTTAAGCGCCGACTCGATGGTGTGAAAAAAATTAGCGATGAAGCAAAACAACTTAAAGTACTTTCAAGTATCACCTCAGATATTGAGAAAAGCATTGCAGCGCGTGAATTACGTTTAAAAAACCTGCCGAAAGTAAGTTACCCAGAAAACTTACCGGTTAGTCAGAAAAAAGACGACATCAAAAAAGCCATTAGTGAGAACCAAGTGGTGATTGTGGCAGGTGAAACCGGTTCAGGTAAAACTACGCAGTTGCCCAAAATTTGTATGGAATTAGGCCGCGGCGTTGCCGGGCTAATTGGCCATACCCAGCCGCGCCGATTGGCGGCGCGCAGCGTAGCTGCCCGTGTTGCTGAAGAAATTGGCACTACTATTGGTGAGAAAGTCGGTTTTAAAATTCGTTTTAGCGACCAAGTATCAAACTCAAGCTATTTAAAACTAATGACTGACGGTGTGCTTCTTGCAGAAATTCAACAAGATAGATTTTTAAATCAATACGACACCATTATCATCGATGAAGCGCACGAACGCAGTTTAAATATCGACTTTATTTTAGGTTATTTGAAAAACCTGTTACCGAAACGCCCCGATTTAAAACTGATTATTACCTCTGCGACCATCGACCCAGAGCGATTCTCAAAACATTTTAATAATGCGCCGATTATTGAAGTCTCGGGCCGTACGTATCCAGTAGAAGTGCGTTATCGTCCGTTAACTGAAATCAACAAAACCGAAATGGAAGCTGAGGGCGATCAGCTACAAGGGATTTTTGATGCAGTTGATGAACTAATGCAAGCTGGGCCGGGCGATATTCTTATTTTTATGAATGGTGAGCGTGAAATTCGCGATACTGCCGATGCACTCACAAAACGCGGCCTTGCAAATACCGAAGTGTTGCCACTTTATGCACGCCTTTCCAATGCAGAGCAAAACCGCATTTTCGCCTCGCACTCGGGCCGTCGTATTGTGTTATCTACCAACGTGGCTGAAACCTCGTTAACGGTACCGGGCATTCGCTATGTTATTGACCCAGGTACAGCGCGCATAAGCCGTTACAGCTATCGCACCAAAGTACAGCGCCTTCCTATAGAGGCTATTTCGCAGGCCAGTGCTAATCAGAGAAAAGGGCGATGTGGCCGTGTGGCTGAAGGTATTTGTATTCGTCTCTATTCAGAAGAAGATTTTTTAGGTCGTCCAGAATTTACCGATCCTGAAATTCTGCGTACTAATTTAGCGTCAGTTATTCTACAAATGCTTGCTCTTGGTTTAGGTGATATTAGTGAATTCCCATTTGTGCAAGCACCTGATAACCGTAATATTACGGATGGCTTACGATTACTTGAAGAAATTCAAGCAATTACGCCAGTCACACGAAAAAAAGAGTACAAACTCACAAAAGCGGGTCGCGAGCTGAGCCGCTTACCTGTTGATCCTCGTCTTGCCAAAATAGTGCACGCAGCAAATGGTTTTAATGCGATGTTTGAAGCCATCGTTATTGTTGCAGCGTTATCGATTCAAGATCCGCGCGAATTTCCGCAGGATAAAAAGGCCAAAGCACAAGAAAGCCATGGCCGCTTTGCCGATAAAGACTCTGACTTTATTGCCTTTTTAAACTTATGGCGTTACTTAGAAGAACAACAACAAGCTTTGTCGCGCAATCAATTTAGAAAGCTCTGTCAAACGGAGTTTTTAGCCTATATGCGTGTGCGTGAATGGCAAGATATTGTTTACCAGTTGGTGTCTACTTGTGAAGAGATGGGTTTTAAGATTAATCAAAACCCCAGTGATTATGAAGCAATTCATAAATCAATTTTGGCGGGTATGCTCAGCCACATTGGTATGAAAGACGATAACCAAATCTACACAGGGGCGCGTCAAAGCAAGTTTTTTGTATTCCCAGGCTCTGGTCTTTTCAAAAAATCTCCTAAATGGTTGGTGGCAGCTGAACTGGTTGAAACCAGCAAACTGTTTGCCCGTATTAATGCCAAAATCGATCTAGCTTGGGTTGCACCGCTTGCTCAGCATTTAGTTAATCGCAGCTACAGTGAGCCGCACTGGCAAAAGAAAGTCGGCGCTGTTATGGCATTTGAACAACAAACGCTTTATGGACTGACGATAGTTTCACGTAAAAGCGTACAGTTTAATAAGATTGACGCCAAGTTAAGCCGTGAAATTTTTATTCGTAGCGCTTTGGTGGAACAACAACTTGGCCAGAGTGAGAGTTTTTTAAACTTTAATCAAAAACTCATTGATGAAGTGCAAGATCTTGAACACAAAGCACGCCGTCGTGATATTTTGGTGGATGAAGAAACCTTAATGGACTTCTACCACCAACGCTTGCCAGAGGGCGTCACTAGCCGTGTAGAATTTAATACGTGGTGGAAGAAACAGAAAAAAGCGGAACCTAAATTCTTACATATGGATAAAGCGGCATTAATGCAACATGATGCCGCGCATATTAGTAAAGAAAACTACCCTGACGTTTGGCAGCAAAACAACTTATTTTTACCACTAGAATATCATTTTGAACCAGGACAGGCGCTTGATGGCGTGGTGGTGCAAATTCCATTGGCCTTGTTAAACCAAGTGGAAAATACCGGGTTTGATTGGCATATACCGGCCTTTCGTCATGAATTAATTACTGCACTGATTAAATCATTGCCAAAAACCACACGCCGTAATTTTGTGCCAGCACCCAATTATGCTGATGCCGTTATGGCCTCACTTGAGCCAATGCAGGGCAGTTTTATTGACGCAATTAGCAAGCAGTTATTGCGTATGTCGGGTATCACAATTAAAAATCAAGAGTGGGACTTTGGCGCATTGCCTGCGTATTTGAAACTGCAATTTGCGGTAAAAGATGAGAAGAATAAATTACTTGCAAGCGGGTTTGACTTAGACGAACTGAAAGAAAAGCTTAAGGGCAAGGTTAACGATAACCTTGCCAAAGTGGCAGAGAAGGGCATTGAACAAACCGACTTAGTTGATTGGTCTTTTGGTGAGTTGCCTTCTTCCTATGTTCAAAAGCAAGGCCAATATGAAGTTAAAGCCTATCCGGCATTGGTTGATGATGGTAAAGCAACCAGCATTAAGTTGTTTGATGCTAAAGAAAAAGCGGATGAGGCACATTTGAAAGGCCTGCGTCGTTTAGTGCTATTAAATATTCCATCACCAATTAAATATTTACAGCAAAAGTTGCCAAACAAAGCCAAGCTAGGCCTTTATTTTAATCCGTTTGGTAAAATTAACGAACTTATCGATGATTGTATTGCTGCTGCGATAGATTCTATTTTGGCATCGAGTAGCACTATACGTGATGAACAGTCATTTAATGATGTGAAAGAAACCATCCGTGGCGAGCTTGGCGATGCCGTTGTGGCCATTGCCCTCGATGTTGAAGCGGCATTGAGTTTAGTGAGTAGCCTCAATAAAAAGCTCAAAGGCAAATCGGATTTCACCATGATCATGGCACAAGGGGATATTAAAGATCAGCTTTCAAAGCTGATATTTAAAGGCTTTGTTACCAGCCATGGTGCAGCGCGCATTAAAGATGTTATTCGTTACTTGAAAGGTATTGAGCGCCGATTAGAGAAGCTACCTATCGATCCACATCAAGATAAATTAAAAATGCTGGATGTTGAAAAGGCTGAGCACATTTTAAAAGAGGCCATTGGCAAGGCGCGCTCTAATACAGAAAAGCAAAAACTTGAAGAAATTAGGTGGATGGTAGAAGAGTTACGCATTTCTTTATTTGCCCAGAATTTAGGAACAGCGTATCCTATCTCTTTGAAGCGTATACAAAACGCAATTAAAGAGTGTAGCTCTGAATAA
- a CDS encoding tryptophan halogenase family protein produces MAIPKRIVVLGGGSAGWMAASLLHHSWANKGAEITLIESDIIGVVGVGEGSTPSLKYFFEKLQIAENEWMPFCNATYKCGISFPDWTSHLDENEYFHPFYSDHDWKTGQAFIHNCNVRRQGFDIETRPNHYWLQAKLAKNNLSPKLKQPQNKELDYGYHFDSQKLGEFLKNRAIKLGIKHIIGTVEVVNNDDEGVHSLTLNCGKTIAGDLFIDATGFASLLLQKTLKVPFISYKDYLLNDSAIAIPTETRTDDDISPQTVSRALSAGWAWTIPLRNRNGNGYVYSSKYISPEDAEAELRAYLGISDRHDIKARHIKMRLGRVAKHWHLNVLGVGLSQGFIEPLEATALSCIQYTVEHFIETIEKGGDVSALQEPFNQQINTVYDAIRDYISAHYRLNTRIDSDYWLANREADSPEKLIKILSAWDDPASQFESTLKRLNAEVMYFSPSWYCLLAGKGRFKHKAQTLSSSIKTANVADIDNYCEQQATHFKPHHQALSND; encoded by the coding sequence ATGGCAATCCCAAAGAGAATAGTCGTGCTTGGTGGTGGCTCAGCCGGATGGATGGCAGCAAGTTTGTTACATCACAGCTGGGCAAATAAAGGTGCTGAAATCACCTTGATTGAATCAGACATAATTGGCGTTGTTGGCGTAGGTGAAGGCTCGACGCCATCACTCAAATATTTTTTTGAAAAGTTACAAATTGCCGAAAATGAATGGATGCCATTTTGTAACGCTACCTATAAGTGTGGCATAAGCTTTCCGGACTGGACGTCACATTTAGATGAAAACGAATATTTTCACCCCTTTTACTCTGATCATGATTGGAAAACAGGCCAAGCGTTTATTCACAACTGTAATGTAAGACGTCAAGGGTTTGACATTGAAACAAGGCCTAATCATTACTGGTTACAAGCTAAACTAGCTAAAAATAATCTCAGCCCTAAACTCAAACAACCGCAAAATAAAGAGCTGGATTATGGCTATCATTTTGATTCGCAAAAGTTAGGCGAGTTTTTAAAAAATCGTGCTATCAAGCTAGGTATAAAGCACATTATTGGTACCGTAGAGGTTGTTAATAATGATGATGAAGGCGTACACAGCCTAACATTAAACTGTGGTAAAACCATTGCTGGCGATTTATTTATTGATGCCACAGGTTTTGCCAGCTTATTGCTACAAAAAACGCTTAAAGTGCCTTTTATTTCATACAAAGATTATTTATTGAATGACAGTGCGATTGCCATCCCAACCGAGACGCGAACAGATGACGATATTTCTCCACAAACGGTTTCTCGCGCATTAAGTGCTGGTTGGGCATGGACAATTCCCCTAAGAAACCGAAACGGTAATGGCTATGTGTATAGCAGCAAATATATTTCACCAGAAGATGCTGAAGCTGAGCTGCGCGCTTATTTAGGCATTAGTGATCGCCATGATATTAAAGCACGTCACATAAAAATGCGTTTAGGGCGCGTTGCAAAACACTGGCATTTAAATGTACTTGGCGTTGGTTTATCTCAAGGGTTTATTGAACCGCTAGAAGCCACAGCCTTAAGCTGTATTCAATACACCGTAGAACATTTTATTGAAACAATAGAAAAAGGCGGTGACGTTTCAGCACTGCAAGAACCATTTAACCAGCAGATCAATACTGTTTATGATGCGATACGCGACTATATTAGTGCCCATTACCGCTTAAATACACGTATTGATTCAGACTACTGGCTCGCCAATAGAGAGGCCGATTCTCCTGAGAAACTCATCAAAATACTAAGCGCTTGGGATGATCCAGCAAGCCAATTTGAAAGTACATTAAAAAGGTTAAATGCAGAAGTGATGTACTTCTCACCCAGTTGGTATTGTTTGTTAGCAGGTAAAGGGCGATTTAAGCATAAAGCGCAAACACTTTCCTCTTCAATTAAAACCGCAAATGTGGCTGATATTGATAATTACTGCGAACAACAAGCCACACATTTTAAGCCACACCATCAGGCCCTAAGCAATGATTAA